The Streptomyces nigra genome includes the window TGCCCGCCGTGAAGTCCTTCCTCTCCTACATCGCCTCCGAGGACGGCCAGGGCCTGCTGGCCGACGCCGGTTACGCCCCGGTCCCCGCCGAGATCATCACCAAGGTCCGCTCCACCATCTCGAGCCTGAGCTGACCTGAGCCGCGGCCGGGCCCAGGCCCGGGTCCGGCCGCACTTCCGGTGCACCGCCGCCAGGAGCGTCCCGCCGCCGGGCGCGCTCCGCCGTGAGCCGCCCCGCGCGGCGGCTCCGCAGACCGGAGACCCCCATGGACATATCGGTAAAGAACGACAACGACACTGCTCCACCCGCCTCCCTCCCGGACCGGGCCGAGCGCGGATCCGGCGCCCGAGGCGCCACCCGCCCCGGCGACCGGATCTTCCTCGCCCTCTCCCGCGGCTCCGGCATCTTCCTGCTGGTCCTCATGGCCGCCATCGCCGTCTTCCTGAGCCTTCGGGCCGCGAGCGCGATCGGCAAGGACGAGGCCAACTTCTTCACCACCTTCGAGTGGAACCCCACCGGCGACCCACCGGTCTTCGGCATCGCCGTGCTCGCCTTCGGCACGGTCGTGTCGTCGGTCATCGCGCTGGCGATCGCCGTGCCGGTCTCCGTCGGCATCGCGCTGTTCCTCACGCACTACGCCCCGCGCCGCCTCGGCGGCCCCATCGCGTACGTGATCGACCTGCTCGCCGCGGTCCCGTCGATCGTCTACGGCCTGTGGGGCGCCCTCGTCCTGGTGCCGCACCTGGGCGGCCTGTACGCCTGGCTGGACGAGTACCTCGGCTGGACCGGCGTCCTCGAGTGGAACGGCGGCGCCCCGCGCTCGCTGTTCACCGTCGGCATCCTGCTCGCGATCATGATCCTGCCGATCATCACCAACGTCAGCCGGGAAATCTTCCGGCAGGTCCCGCGGGCGCACGAGGAGGCCGCCCTCGCCCTCGGCGCCACCCGCTGGGAGGTCGTCCGGATGGCCGTCCTGCCCTACGGCCGCTCCGGCGTCATCTCCGCCTCGATGCTGGGCCTCGGCCGCGCGCTCGGCGAGACGATGGCCGTCGCGATGGTCCTGTCGCCGACCTTCGACATCGAGGCCAGCCTCCTGGACCCGGGCGGCGGCACCTTCGCCCAGAACATCGCGAGCAAGTTCAACGAGGCCACCACGGACGGCCGGGACGCGCTGATCGCCTCCGGTCTGGTTCTCTTCGTCATCACCCTGCTCGTCAACGGCACCGCCCGGCTCATCATCGAGCGGCGCAAGGAGTTCTCGGGGGCCAACGCATGAGCCGCACCACCCTCTCCGCCCGGCGCCCGGGCAGCCTGAAGGGCGCCACCCTGCCCAGGTGGTTCTCCTGGGCGGTCGCCGCGGGCTCCGTGGCCCTCGGCCTCGGCATCAGCGCGGCCGCCGGACTGGACAGCAGCGTGCAGTGGGCGCTGATCGCCGCCCTGCTGTTCGTCGCCGGCACGTACGGCGTCTCGGCCCGGGTCGAGGGCCGCCGGCAGGCCAGGGACCGCGTCGCCACCAGCCTGATCTGGGTGGCGTTCCTGCTCGCCGTGATCCCGCTGGCCTCCCTCGTGTACGAGACCGTCCGGCGCGGGGTGAAGGTCCTCGACGGCTACTTCCTCACCCACTCGATGGGCGTGGTCGCCGACACCGAGACCGGTGGCGGCATCTACCACGCGCTCCTCGGCACCCTGGAGCAGGTCGGCATCGCCACCGCCATCGCCGTCCCGATCGGCGTGCTCACCGCGATCTACCTGGTCGAGTACGGCCGCGGCAGGCTCGCGAAGGCGATCACGTTCTTCGTGGACGTCATGACGGGCATCCCGTCGATCGTCGCCGGCCTGTTCGTCCTCAGCCTGTGGATCGTCGTCCTCGGCATGGGCTACTCCGGCTTCGCCGGCTCCATGGCCCTGGCCATCCTGATGCTGCCGGTCGTCGTCCGCTCCACCGAGGAGATGCTCAAGCTCGTCCCGAACGAGCTGCGCGAGGCGTCGCTGGCGCTGGGCGTGCCGAAGTGGCGGACCATCCTCAAGGTGGTGCTGCCGACCTCCGTCGGCGGCATCACGACGGGTGTGATGCTCGCCGTCGCGCGCATCACCGGCGAGACCGCCCCGCTGCTGCTCCTTGTCTGGGTGACGAACTTCATCAACGCCAACCCCTTCCAGGACCCGCAGGCCTCCCTGCCCGTCTACATCTACCTGCAGTACGCGAACAGCGGCGGCTCGGGCGCCGCCTACGACCGCGCCTGGGCGGGGGCCCTGGTGCTCATCGCCTTCATCATGATCCTCAACCTGGCGGCCCGCGGCATCGCCCGCTGGAAGGCCCCCAAGGCCGGTCGCTGACGCGACCCTCTGCCGGCCACAGTCAGCGACCCGGACGAAAGAAGCAGTGATCCCCATGGCCAAGCGCATCGATGTCAGCGGCCTCAACGCCTACTACGGCTCCTTCCTCGCGGTCGAGGACATCTCCATGACCGTCGAGCCCCGCTCCGTGACGGCCTTCATCGGCCCGTCCGGCTGCGGCAAGTCCACCTTCCTGCGCACGCTCAACCGGATGCACGAGGTCACCCCGGGCGGCCGCGTCGAGGGCAAGGTCCTCCTGGACGACGAGAACCTGTACGGCGCCGGCATCGACCCGGTCGCCGTGCGCCGCGAGGTCGGCATGGTCTTCCAGCGCCCCAACCCCTTCCCCACCATGTCGGTGTACGACAACGTGGCGGCCGGCCTGAAGCTCAACGGCTCCTACAAGAAGTCCGAGCTGGACGACATCGTCGAGAAGTCCCTGCGGGGCGCCAACCTCTGGAACGAGGTCAAGGACCGGCTGGCCAGGCCTGGCTCGGGGCTGTCCGGCGGCCAGCAGCAGCGGCTGTGCATCGCCCGCGCCATCGCGGTCGAGCCGGACGTCCTGCTCATGGACGAGCCCTGCTCGGCCCTCGACCCGATCTCCACGCTCGCCATCGAGGACCTGATCGGGGAGCTGAAGGAACGGTTCACGATCGTCATCGTGACCCACAACATGCAGCAGGCGGCGCGCGTCTCCGACCGCACGGCGTTCTTCAACCTGGCCGCGGTCGGCAAGCCCGGCCGGCTCATCGAGATCGACGACACCGAGCGGATCTTCTCCAACCCGTCGGTCCAGGCCACCGAGGACTACATCTCGGGCCGCTTCGGCTGACCGGGCCGCCCGCCGGACCCCTCGCGGTGCTGCATGGCGGTGCCATCGCGAGGCAGAGGAAGGGCCCGCCCCCAGGAGCCGGGGGCGGGCCCTTCCACGTACGTACGGCGTACCGAGACGGCCTCAGAGGACCGCGAGATCCACGATCCAGAAGGACACGGCCGCGACGACCGCCGCCGCCGGCATGGTGATGAACCAGCCCAGGACGATGTTCTTGGCGACGCCCCAGCGCACGGCGTTGACCCGCTTGGTGGCACCCACGCCCATGATCGCGGAGGTGATCACATGGGTGGTGGAGATCGGCGCGTGGAAGATGAAGGCCGAGCCGAACATGATCGACGCGCCGGTGGTCTCGGCGGCGAAGCCCTGCGGCGGGTCCAGCTCGATGATCTTGCGGCCGAGGGTGCGCATGATGCGCCAGCCGCCCGCGTAGGTGCCGAGCGACAGCATCAGCGCACAGGCGATCTTCACCCACACCGGGATCGGGTCGCCGTAGTCCTCGACGTCGGCGATGACCAGCGCCATCACCACGATGCCCATCGTCTTCTGGGCGTCCTGCAGGCCGTGCCCGAGGGCCATACCGGCCGCCGACACCGTCTGCGCGATACGGAAGCCCCGCTTGGCCTTGTGCGGGTTGGCCCGCCGGAACATCCACAGGATGGCCGTCATCACCAGATAGCCGGCCACCAGGCCGACGACCGGCGACACGAACATCGGGATGACGACCTTGTCGACGACGCCGTCCCAGTACACCTTCGTCCCGCCGGCCAGCGCCGCGCCGACCATGCCGCCGAACAGCGCGTGCGAGGACGACGACGGCAGCCCGAAGTACCAGGTGATCAGGTTCCAGACGATCGCGCCGATGAGCGCCGCGAACAGGATGCCCATGCCCGTCGAGCCCTCGGGCGTCTCGATCAGGCCCTCGCTGACGGTCTTGGCGACCCCGGAGCCCAGGAAGGCACCGGCGAGGTTCATCACGGCCGCCATGGCCAGCGCGGCCCGCGGCGTCAGCGCGCGCGTCGACACCGAGGTGGCGATGGCGTTCGCCGAGTCGTGGAAACCGTTCGTGTACGTGAAGAAGAGCGCGACCCCGATGGTCAGGATCAGAGCGAAGGTGTCCATGAAGGGGTCAGGACTCCTTGACGGCGATGGTCTCCACCGTGTTCGCCACATGCTCGAAGGCGTCCGCAGCCTCTTCCAGCACATCCACGATCTGCTTGAGCTTCAGCACCTCGATGGCGTCGTACTTGCCGTTGAAGAGGTGGGCGAGCAGCTTGCGGTGTATCTGGTCGGCCTGGTTCTCGAGGCGGTTGACCTCGATCCAGTACTCCGTGAGGTTGTCCATGGTGCGCAGGTTCGGCATGGCCTCGGCCGTCAGCTCGGCCGCGCGCGCCAGGACCTCGATCTGCTGGTCGACGCCCTTGGGCAGTTCCTCGACGTTGTAGAGGACGACCAGGTCGACGGCCTCCTCCATGAAGTCCATGATGTCGTCGAGGGACGACGCGAGGGAGTAGATGTCCTCGCGGTCGAACGGCGTGATGAACGAGGAGTTCAGCTGGTGGAAGATCGCGTGCGTCGCGTCGTCACCCGCGTGTTCCGCGGCCCGCATCCGTTCGGCGATCTCGGCCCGGCCGGCGGTGTCCGCCCCGAGCAGTTCCATCAGGAGCTTCGAGCCCGTGACGATGTTGTCCGCGGATGCGGCGAACATGTCGTAGAAGCTCGTCTCCCGGGGGGTCAGACGAAATCGCACGTGTGGTCCTCAGGATGCATCGGTTTCGGTCAGGCTGATGCTAGGCGCATCATCCGGCCACGGCTAATGGGCCGCCTCCCAGTGTCGCCCATCAGGCAGAGTGGTCGGCACGGGGGCCGCCCGTAAGCCGGGGTCGGCCCGGCCCACGGGTGGTGGTGGTCACGCCCCTACCCGGCAAAGTTCGATACGATATACCCGGTAGGGGTATAGAAGCGGTTTACGTCGGGAGGACGCGATGACGACCACAGAGGCCGGCGCGGGTGCGCCCTCCGCCGCCGCCGACGCCGTGGAGACGACGGCCGGCGCGGACATCGTGACGGATCACGACCGCGGCGTCCACGGGTACCACCACCAGAAGTCGGAACACCTCAAGCGGCTGCGCCGGATCGAGGGCCAGATCCGCGGTCTGCAGCGCATGGTCGACGAGGACGTCTACTGCATCGACATACTCACGCAGGTCTCCGCGTCGACGAAGGCGCTCCAGTCCTTCGCGCTGCAACTGCTGGAGGAGCACCTCCGTCACTGCGTCGCCGACGCGGCCCTCAAGGGCGGTGCCGAGATCGACGCGAAGGTCGAGGAGGCCACGAAGGCCATCGGCCGTCTGCTGCGGACCTGAGCCTCCGCCCGCCCGTCAGCGGGCCCGGGTGTCCCGCTCCTCCGCGACCCGCAGCACCTGGTCGATGCTCTCCAGGCTGAGCCGCTCCTCACGGGCGGCCGACGCCGCGATGATCAGCTCTCCGCACAGCTCGATCTCGGCGAGGGCCACGTGGTCCTGAACTGCCGTACCGCCGACCGGAGCCACGCGCATCACCTCTTCTCTGCCGTCACCGGCTTCCTAGAGTAGGGAGCGGCCTACAGACCGCGCATGGCACGGACGGGCTAGTCCTCAATGCCCCGGTGGGACCCCTCTACTCCTCGGCGATCTGCCCGGCGTAGATGTCGTCGTCGTCCGGCAGCCGGACGTCGGCGGGGGCCCCGAAGTCGTACAGCGCCGTGGTGGAGGTCACGTCGACGGCGCTGCGGTGCTGTCCGTTGACGAAGCTGAAGCGGTGTCTGACCTTGCGGACGAGCCCCTTGTCGTCCAGGTAGACGTCGAACGGCACCTGGTCCGTGGCGAACCCTTTCGCCGCCGCCGCGAGCGCCCGGGCGTTCCCGTCGGACGCCCTGCGTGCCGCGGCACCCAGGTCGGCGGTCCCCCGGTAGTGCCGCACCCGCGTCCCGGAGATCTCCTCCCG containing:
- the pstC gene encoding phosphate ABC transporter permease subunit PstC, producing the protein MDISVKNDNDTAPPASLPDRAERGSGARGATRPGDRIFLALSRGSGIFLLVLMAAIAVFLSLRAASAIGKDEANFFTTFEWNPTGDPPVFGIAVLAFGTVVSSVIALAIAVPVSVGIALFLTHYAPRRLGGPIAYVIDLLAAVPSIVYGLWGALVLVPHLGGLYAWLDEYLGWTGVLEWNGGAPRSLFTVGILLAIMILPIITNVSREIFRQVPRAHEEAALALGATRWEVVRMAVLPYGRSGVISASMLGLGRALGETMAVAMVLSPTFDIEASLLDPGGGTFAQNIASKFNEATTDGRDALIASGLVLFVITLLVNGTARLIIERRKEFSGANA
- the pstA gene encoding phosphate ABC transporter permease PstA, which produces MSRTTLSARRPGSLKGATLPRWFSWAVAAGSVALGLGISAAAGLDSSVQWALIAALLFVAGTYGVSARVEGRRQARDRVATSLIWVAFLLAVIPLASLVYETVRRGVKVLDGYFLTHSMGVVADTETGGGIYHALLGTLEQVGIATAIAVPIGVLTAIYLVEYGRGRLAKAITFFVDVMTGIPSIVAGLFVLSLWIVVLGMGYSGFAGSMALAILMLPVVVRSTEEMLKLVPNELREASLALGVPKWRTILKVVLPTSVGGITTGVMLAVARITGETAPLLLLVWVTNFINANPFQDPQASLPVYIYLQYANSGGSGAAYDRAWAGALVLIAFIMILNLAARGIARWKAPKAGR
- the pstB gene encoding phosphate ABC transporter ATP-binding protein PstB translates to MAKRIDVSGLNAYYGSFLAVEDISMTVEPRSVTAFIGPSGCGKSTFLRTLNRMHEVTPGGRVEGKVLLDDENLYGAGIDPVAVRREVGMVFQRPNPFPTMSVYDNVAAGLKLNGSYKKSELDDIVEKSLRGANLWNEVKDRLARPGSGLSGGQQQRLCIARAIAVEPDVLLMDEPCSALDPISTLAIEDLIGELKERFTIVIVTHNMQQAARVSDRTAFFNLAAVGKPGRLIEIDDTERIFSNPSVQATEDYISGRFG
- the pitH gene encoding low-affinity phosphate transporter PitH, encoding MDTFALILTIGVALFFTYTNGFHDSANAIATSVSTRALTPRAALAMAAVMNLAGAFLGSGVAKTVSEGLIETPEGSTGMGILFAALIGAIVWNLITWYFGLPSSSSHALFGGMVGAALAGGTKVYWDGVVDKVVIPMFVSPVVGLVAGYLVMTAILWMFRRANPHKAKRGFRIAQTVSAAGMALGHGLQDAQKTMGIVVMALVIADVEDYGDPIPVWVKIACALMLSLGTYAGGWRIMRTLGRKIIELDPPQGFAAETTGASIMFGSAFIFHAPISTTHVITSAIMGVGATKRVNAVRWGVAKNIVLGWFITMPAAAVVAAVSFWIVDLAVL
- a CDS encoding DUF47 domain-containing protein yields the protein MRFRLTPRETSFYDMFAASADNIVTGSKLLMELLGADTAGRAEIAERMRAAEHAGDDATHAIFHQLNSSFITPFDREDIYSLASSLDDIMDFMEEAVDLVVLYNVEELPKGVDQQIEVLARAAELTAEAMPNLRTMDNLTEYWIEVNRLENQADQIHRKLLAHLFNGKYDAIEVLKLKQIVDVLEEAADAFEHVANTVETIAVKES
- a CDS encoding metal-sensitive transcriptional regulator — its product is MTTTEAGAGAPSAAADAVETTAGADIVTDHDRGVHGYHHQKSEHLKRLRRIEGQIRGLQRMVDEDVYCIDILTQVSASTKALQSFALQLLEEHLRHCVADAALKGGAEIDAKVEEATKAIGRLLRT